The following is a genomic window from Candidatus Moraniibacteriota bacterium.
TTCCAAGGCAATCAGGAATTGTTGGTGGCGTGGAGAATGCTTGGAAAAATAGAAAGTCTTGGTGGCTTGGAGGTAGAGAATCAAAGGAGGCTCGGGAGAGGCGAGAAGCTGGGTGGGAAGGATTATTTGGAAGTGCCTCTCATCCTGTAGAAGGTGTACGAAAGGCTTTGGATGAAAATACACGAAAAAGGGTTCATGAACTTGCTGAAAAAAATAAAAAGGATAATCGTTCGTATGCTGATCTTCAAAGGGATCTTGAGTCTAAAGATGAAATCAAAAAACGAGCTGCAGCAATTACTATGGCGGACAAGGAGATGTTTGAAAGTGCTGAGGATTTTTCAAGAGCACTTGAAGCTGCTGGTGGTGATATTGACAGTATAACTAAGATTGTACGAAAAGCTCCTAAAGAAATGTTGCGGTCGGGAGATGACCTTGCAAAGGTGCTTGAAGCAGTAAATACTGCAACGTCAAAGATACCAGGAATGCGACCGGTTGCTCAGGCTCAAATAAAATCTCAACTTATTGATAAGGCGGGAAGTGGAGCTCTTCCATCGGCGGATACTATTGGTGGTGCTCAGTATAGGAAGATTCTTAAATCTTTGGGGGGTGATTCAACTCTTGAAAAGACCTTGGAAGGGAAGATGAAAAAGGAAGGACGATTGAGGGCGGTTCTTGAGTATAGGTTGGGAGAAGCTGGTACGGATGCAACAAAGAGGCAAATGGCATACGAAACAACATTTGGGAAACTTGATTCGGAAAATCTTGGGAAGCAAGGGGGATTAATTGGTGATTCTGGTTTCAGAGATTATTTCAAGGGGAGAATGAAGAGTGGAGAGTACAATGACGACTTTCTTGAGGGATACTTGCGATATACTGGTGGAGGAAATAGGAAATCTTTCGAGAGACATGTTACTTCCCCATAAGTTGCATTAAGCGTGTTACAGGTTGTACCTATGGATGACGCTGAAAATTCAAAAAAAAGAAGAGTATGTCGTCCCATGCTGACCAATATTGACTTCTTTGGAAAAGAGCTTTCCGAGAGTGAATTTAATGGTTTGTGGGGAATTTTCGATACCCTCTCGGAGGAAGTAAAAGATATTTTGACGACGCCAGAAATGTCGCGAAGAATTGAGTTGCTTCAAAAAGAACGAGGCCTTTCGGACGAGCATATTGAAATTATCTCGGCGATTATCCGTGAATATTTTCTTCGGAATAAAGATGTAATCTGGCTTCAGGATGCTCTCACGCGCAGACTTGATCAGAAAGACGTGGTATTTGTGAAAGAGTATATTCAAAAGAATATTCTTACGATTAAGCCAGTTCCTAGGGTGCTGTCAGAAAATGATGGGTCTTCGGCGGTGCAAATTGTCCAACTTCCGCTTCTGGATGCATTGGCGAAGTATCAGCGGCTGTCGGAGCAAACAGTGACGGATGATCGTATCAGTGTGAAGGGGGAATCTGCGCCGGTTCGGGGGTCGATTCGGAATTGGTTGCGGCACTATCGTGATGCGGTGGGTATTCGAAAGCACTCGACAATGGAACGAGGGCAATTTCTCTTTCAGGGAGAGAATACGAGGCGACTGTCTGCTCAGGATCGGGAAAAAGTATCTTTTCTTCTCAAGGCGCTCGATGAAAATACCCCAGTGCCAATTGATAGCAATCGTCAAGAACTGATGTTTCCCGCGTTTCAAGATCGGGGAAGCGTCAGTACGCAACCGGTGACGGAGACTTCTGTTCCGGCGCTCGAGACATCATTTCGTCCATTGGAAAAGTTTCCAGCACAGGCGGCGCCTATTCAGAAGGCGCTTGAATGGAAATCGAAAGAGAAAAAAGAAAATATACCAAATCAACCCCCTCAGCCCGGTGGAATATCCGCCCCGGTGTATGCTTCAGTCGCACCTTTTCAGTCAAAAGCTCCCGCTAAAGGGGGTATGAGTTTCAGCTCGAGCCATGTGCTGCCGCATGAGAAGGAACAGGAAGCAACGAAGAGTCGACAGAATTCAATTTCACATGTGTCGGAGAGTTCTCGCGATCCGGAAGCAATTAGTGTCATTCGACCTCGCAGAAGTCTTCATGGTGCTCAGCGGGAGTCTGAATGGTCTCAGGGAAGTGGCTCTGACGCTTCTCGTGTGGTAAACTTACGGAGTTCGAGAGAGAAGAATATTCAAGGAAAGGTATAGTGTTTTCTTGGAGAATTACCGAGAAGTATCTTATATGTGATTTGGATAGCGGCTTCTATGCTTTTTAATGTTCCGCAATTCATTGATGTTGAGGATAAAGTGGCGGGGCCGCTCACAGCAAAACAAATACTCTGGATGGTGGGAATGGGAGGGGTATTGTTTATTGTGTGGACATTCCTCGATACGACCACGTTCTTCGTGTTTTCTATTCCCGTCATCATTATTTTCGTATTGTTTGCTTTTTATCGTCCGTATAATCAGTCACTCCTCTTCTTTTCGGTGAATGCAGTCCTCTTCTTCTTTCGGCCGAAAGTGTATACATGGGATCGCCCGGGCGTGATGAAGAACGAAGTCTCGAAGCCAAAAGAGGAAAAAGCAACACGTGAGAGTCCAAGAGCTCTCTCGGTCGAAGAAATACGGAGCTTGGCAAAAGTGGTTGATAGGAAGTGATGGAGTCTATTTTTTCTGGGAAAGTGCCTTCTATAAAGTGGATGATCGTATGGAAACATTGAGCGGCGCCAAAAAACCAGCAATGCAAGATTCGGCATCCAGTACTCAGCGCTATGTGGATGTTGAGGAGGTGCGCGATGGTGTCATCGTACTCAAGAATGGCGCGCTTCGCTCGGTGCTTTTGGTTTCATCGCTCAATTTCGATCTCAAATCCGCCGAGGAACAAGATGCTATTATTTTGCAGTATCAGAATTTTCTCAACTCACTGGATTTTCCGGTTCAGATCGTCATCTCTTCTCGCCGGTTTGATATTCAACCGTATATCGAAGTTTTGAAGGATAAAGAAAATCATCAGAGAAATGAGTTGTTGCGTATGCAGATTTCCGAGTACCAGAATTTTATTAAGAATCTTTCAGAAGTATCAAATATCATGTCGAAGTTTTTCTACGTTGTTATTCCGTTCTCTCCGGTTGAAGACAAAGAAAAGGGATTGTTTCATAGTCTGACAACGCTCTTCAATCCGGCTGGGGCAATTGCGGAGCGTCGTGAATACTTTGAAACCTACAAGAATCAACTGTGGCAACGTGTGGATCATGTGAGTTTCAGTTTGTCACAGACCGGGCTTAAGG
Proteins encoded in this region:
- a CDS encoding PrgI family protein, whose product is MLFNVPQFIDVEDKVAGPLTAKQILWMVGMGGVLFIVWTFLDTTTFFVFSIPVIIIFVLFAFYRPYNQSLLFFSVNAVLFFFRPKVYTWDRPGVMKNEVSKPKEEKATRESPRALSVEEIRSLAKVVDRK